TTCGCGATCAACCACGTCGGCAACGGCACGGGCCAGTTCCGTCTTGCCCACGCCGGGAGGGCCTTCCACCAGAACCGGCTTGCCCAGGGCGTCACCGAGATAGACGACCATCGCCACATCTTCGCTGGAAATATAGCCAACCCGGGCCAGTTCGTCGGTCAACCCGTGGATCTGTTCGACTGCGTCGGTCATGGATAGCGGTCCTTTCCGTCAGTGTTCCGTTGTCATGTAGGTAAATGCGGTTAGCGCAGGTCTGTCGGCTGCTCCTGGGACAGGCCCCCGGCCTCCTCGAACTGCGCCCGTATCCTCGGCAGATACTGTGGATACGCTCGCTGCACGAAGGCGACCAGCCCCTCCCGCACCAGACAGCGGAGGTCCCAGGTGGCAGAGGAATCACCGGCACTCATCAGAAAACGCACTTGCACGGCCTGGCTGGAAGAATCGGTGACCTGGACGGTGCTGGTCTCGCCATCCCATTGCGGAGATTCCTGCAGCAGGCGCATGAACTCCTCGCGCAACGGCTCCATGGGCATGCGATAGTCCACCCAGAGGAACACCGGGCCACACAGGTTGTTGGAGTTGCGCGTCCAGTTCTGGAACGGATTCTCGATGAACCACTGCAACGGCACCACCAGGCGCCGCAAGTCCCACACCCGCAGCACCACGTAGGTGCTGGTCACCTCCTCCACCCAGCACCACTCCCCCTGCACGAACAGCACGTCATCGATGCGGAAGGGCTGGGTCAGAGCGATCTGCATGCCTGCGAGTAGGTTGGTAAGCACCGGTCGCGCGGCAAAGCCAAGAATGATGCCACCGATCCCCGCCGACGCCAGCAAACTGGTGCCCAGCTGCTGAACCGGCGGGAAGGTCATTAGCGCCGCCGCGAAACCGACGATGACAATGAGGATATTCAACCCACGGGTGATGAACCGGGTCTGGGTCTCGATCTTGCGCGCCTGACGACTCTGGTCCGGCAATGGCGGATTCAGGTGGACAATCACCTCACCGATGGCCGCCGAACAACGGACCGCCGCCCACGTGAGCGCCACAATGAGCAGCAGGGTAATCAAATGCTGCGTGACCGGGACCAGAGGAAGGTCGGCCGGCGCCTGCTGCCATACCACCTGCAGGGCCAGGAGACAGAGCACCGCCCCCAGCGCCCGCGCGGCGTTGTCGAGGAAAAGGCGCGCCAGGTGCTCCGGTCTGAGCATCCGGCGCAATCCCGCCAGCATAATGCGATAGACGCCCAGCACCAGAACCACGGCCATGACCGAGGCCACGGCCACCACCAGCCAGGCCTGCAACACGTCCTCGACGGATTCTACGTCCATTGCACCTGCTCCCGGGACCGTAACGTGCCCAGCTTACGCAAACCGCCATGGACAACGCCATTGCCACAACGCTTGCGGATGCGGCACGACTGGCCGACGCTCGATTGGCCAGCCATTTTCATCCGTTCTCGGCCATGCAGACAGGAGACCCATGAGCCGTTTCCTGGCATCGATTACCGCCCTGCTCGCTTCCATGGCCATCCTGCTCCTGGGCGGTGGACTGATGGGCAGCCTGCTGAGCATTCGGCTGAGCTTCGAGGCCATTGACCCGCTGATCAAAGGCCTGGTCCTTTCCGCGTACTATGTCGGTCTGGTTGTGGGCTCTCACCAGGCGGGGCGGATCATCCGGCAGGCGGGGCACATCCGTGCGTTTGCCATTTTCGCGGCGCTCTGCACCGCCGCCATTCTCCTCCAGGGCCTGTATGTCCTGCCCGCGGCCTGGTTCCTGCTCCGGGCCATCATCGGTTTCAGCATCGCCGGCATCTACATGGTGGTGGAGAGCTGGCTCAACGAACGCGCAGACCCTGCCTCCCGCGGGCGGGTGTTCTCGCTGTACCAGATCATCTCCTATGTCGCCCTGGGCGCCGGGCAGTTCCTGTTACACCTGGGGGACCCGGCGGGCGCGGAACTGTTCATGGTCGTCGGCCTGCTGTTCGCGCTGTGCCTGGTTCCAGTCGCCCTGAGTCGCGCCAGCAATCCGCCGGAACCGTCTCCCCATGTGCCGATGGCGTTGCGTCAGACGCTGGTTGGCGCACCGCTGGCGGCCTGGACCTGCCTTGCATCGGGCCTGAGCAGCGGTGCCGTCTTCACCCTGACACCGGCGTTCGCCCTGCGCCTGGGCCTGGATGTGGGTGGCGTGGCCACGCTGATGGCCAGTCTGATCCTGGGGGGCGTGGCCCTGCAGTGGCCCATTGGCCATTTCTCCGACCGTTTCGGCAGACGACCGCTAATCCTGATCGTCGGCCTGGCCAGCGCCGTCCTGGCCGTTGCCATCGGCCTGTTCAGTGCGCAGGTGCCGATGCAGGCGCTGCTGGTCGCCACGGCGGTGTTCGGCGGATTCACCTTCACGTTCTACCCGTTGGCCGTTTCCCAGGCCAACGACACGGTGGGGCCGGGCAGCGATTTTGTCTCCGTGGCAGCGGCGCTGCTCTTCCTCTGGGGAGTGGGGGCCGCCGCCGGGCCTGTCGTCGGCGGCTGGGTGATCGCCTGGATCGGCGGTTCCGGCCTCTTCTACTATCTGGCAGCGCTGGGATTCGTCACCGGACTGGCGGCCTGGATACAGGGAACGGACCGCGCTCCCGTGCGCCAGCCGTACCGGACCATGTCCCGGACCAGCGCCGTGATTGCGGAGCTGGATCCGCGCGCATACGACGACCAACCCGCCTCACCGCCGTCCGGGACAACCGCTGATGGCGACGTTCCGGACACACCCCTCCCGCCGCGCTGACACCCTGCGAACTGACGTGTTGAACGCGTCATTCATTTGACACCATGAGACTGGTCGTCTATGCCTGTAGGCGACAATACATTATGCTTTATCGTCTCTTTTTGAGACGATAAATGTTTTTCCGCGAAAGCTCCAGACTTCTGGGTCTTCGCAACACACGCGGTCCGGCGCCGCGACCGGATCGCGTGCTCCGGCTGCATCGATAGCGTGCAGCAATCGCGATCTTCAGGACGCCGTGGAAGAGGAGTTCGCCGGCAACGTCGACATGGACCGCGTCGGCGCCTCCGGCCACTCCCAGGGCGGCGGCGGCGCCATCATGGCGGGGCGTGACGAGCGTGTCACCGCAACGGCGCCCATGCAGCCGTATACCATCGGCCTGGGTCACCGCAGCAGTTCCCAGAGCGAGCAGCACGGGCCTATGTTCCTGATGTCCGGCAGCAGTGATGCAATCGCCGGCACCACGCTCAACCAGGGCCCGGTATTCCGCAACACCAACGTACCGGTGTTCTGGGGCATTCTGCAGGGTGCGGGCCATTTCGAGCCCACCGGCAGCGCCGGCGACTTCCGCGGTCCGTCAACGGCATGGATGCGCTACTACCTGATGGACGACGGCGACGCCGCCGCCTGGTTCTTTGGCAGCGACTGCGTCCTCTGCGAGAGCAGCGACTGGGACGTGGACACCCGCGACATCAACTGATGTAGCGTCCTACCGCAACGGCGCCGGGCTTCCCGGCGCAGTTCTCCATCACGCCGACGCCGGGGACTCGGGCAACGTCATGCCCCCGGGCTCAAGGCAGGGATTTGACACGTCGGCGACTGGCGTTTACAACTACCAGAAATGAAACAATACGATGTTCCGTATCATACATGATCACTCCTGAATTATCGTTTTCTTCATCAACGGCACTCTGACCGGTTTCCGATAACCATTCAGCACAGGGCTCGATCAATCGCCGTGAGTTGATTGATCCCTCTTCAGCGTCTGCTAGGCGCGACAATCACGGCAAATAACGATTCAACAGAAATGAGGAGACTCGCCATGGAACGCTTCAATACGAGGAGCACCACCACTGCCAGCTGGCTGCTGGCCGCCGCCTTTGCCCTGGGCACCACCAGTGCCCTGGCCTTTAATGGCAACGGGGGTGATGACCCGACCCCGCCCGGCAACGAAACCGGTACCGGCTTCCCGGGCGTCACCGACTTCGCCGATGACGGTCCCTACAGCACCAGCAGCACCAGCCTGGGCGGCGGCTGGGGAAGCAGCGGCTGCGATGTCCGCTACCCGTCCGACATCGGCGATACCGGCCTGGAACACCCGGTGATTGTCTGGGGCAACGGCACCGGAACCAGCACAACGAGCTACAGCGGCCTGCTGGACCACTGGGCCAGCCACGGTTTCGTGGTCGCCGGTGCGGACACGTCCAGTGCCGGGGATGGCGAGGACATGCTGTAGTGCGTGGACGAACTGGAAGAGGCGAACGCCTCCGGCACAGGCACCTTCGGCGGTAACCTGGACATGGACCGCGTTGGCACCTCCGGCCACTCCCAGGGCGGTGGCGGCGCCATCATGGCCGGCCAAGACGAGCGCATCACCGCCACGGCACCGATGCAGCCCTACACCATCGGCCTGGGGCATGACACCAGTTCCCAGAGCAACCAGAACGGGCCCATGTTCCTGATGTCCGGCAGCAGCGACTCCATCGCCGGCCCCACGCTGAATCAGTCACCGGTCTTCAGCCGGGCCAACGTACCGGTCTTCTGGGGCACGCT
The DNA window shown above is from Aquisalimonas sp. 2447 and carries:
- a CDS encoding mechanosensitive ion channel family protein, translated to MDVESVEDVLQAWLVVAVASVMAVVLVLGVYRIMLAGLRRMLRPEHLARLFLDNAARALGAVLCLLALQVVWQQAPADLPLVPVTQHLITLLLIVALTWAAVRCSAAIGEVIVHLNPPLPDQSRQARKIETQTRFITRGLNILIVIVGFAAALMTFPPVQQLGTSLLASAGIGGIILGFAARPVLTNLLAGMQIALTQPFRIDDVLFVQGEWCWVEEVTSTYVVLRVWDLRRLVVPLQWFIENPFQNWTRNSNNLCGPVFLWVDYRMPMEPLREEFMRLLQESPQWDGETSTVQVTDSSSQAVQVRFLMSAGDSSATWDLRCLVREGLVAFVQRAYPQYLPRIRAQFEEAGGLSQEQPTDLR
- a CDS encoding MFS transporter; its protein translation is MSRFLASITALLASMAILLLGGGLMGSLLSIRLSFEAIDPLIKGLVLSAYYVGLVVGSHQAGRIIRQAGHIRAFAIFAALCTAAILLQGLYVLPAAWFLLRAIIGFSIAGIYMVVESWLNERADPASRGRVFSLYQIISYVALGAGQFLLHLGDPAGAELFMVVGLLFALCLVPVALSRASNPPEPSPHVPMALRQTLVGAPLAAWTCLASGLSSGAVFTLTPAFALRLGLDVGGVATLMASLILGGVALQWPIGHFSDRFGRRPLILIVGLASAVLAVAIGLFSAQVPMQALLVATAVFGGFTFTFYPLAVSQANDTVGPGSDFVSVAAALLFLWGVGAAAGPVVGGWVIAWIGGSGLFYYLAALGFVTGLAAWIQGTDRAPVRQPYRTMSRTSAVIAELDPRAYDDQPASPPSGTTADGDVPDTPLPPR
- a CDS encoding acetylxylan esterase, whose amino-acid sequence is MEEEFAGNVDMDRVGASGHSQGGGGAIMAGRDERVTATAPMQPYTIGLGHRSSSQSEQHGPMFLMSGSSDAIAGTTLNQGPVFRNTNVPVFWGILQGAGHFEPTGSAGDFRGPSTAWMRYYLMDDGDAAAWFFGSDCVLCESSDWDVDTRDIN